In one window of Posidoniimonas corsicana DNA:
- a CDS encoding M48 family metalloprotease — translation MPSRPRQSGGYGRRSSRPMFGSSFKMRLLIAAGLAIFALISYYGSPGDKNQITGEVERVALADERQEMALGAQAAPEMIQQHRGVSRDGAAVDRVHRMGVRLLRGLEEYMDKLSQEKGVELHNPYQFNFTLLADPQTVNAFALPGGQVFITEALYRRLDTEGELAGVLGHEIGHVIERHGNKRMAQQKLFAGLAAAGGVAGGDVNSQRMSQMIAQMVSMSYGREDELESDRWGVRLCAEAGYDPHAMIGLMEVLDEAGGGGGPPEMLSTHPKPANRVKYIKEVIDLEFPNGVPENLLP, via the coding sequence ATGCCCTCCCGCCCCCGCCAGTCCGGCGGGTACGGCCGCCGCAGCAGCCGGCCGATGTTTGGCAGCAGCTTCAAGATGCGGCTGCTGATCGCGGCCGGGCTGGCGATCTTCGCGCTGATCTCGTACTACGGCAGCCCCGGCGACAAGAACCAGATCACCGGCGAGGTGGAGCGCGTGGCGCTAGCTGACGAGCGGCAGGAAATGGCCCTCGGCGCCCAGGCGGCGCCGGAGATGATCCAGCAGCACCGCGGCGTCAGCCGTGACGGCGCCGCGGTCGACCGGGTCCACCGGATGGGCGTCCGCCTGCTGCGGGGATTGGAGGAGTACATGGACAAGCTCTCGCAAGAAAAGGGCGTCGAGCTCCACAACCCGTACCAGTTCAACTTCACGCTGCTGGCCGACCCGCAGACCGTCAACGCGTTCGCGCTGCCCGGCGGCCAGGTGTTCATCACCGAGGCGCTCTACCGCCGCCTGGACACCGAGGGCGAGCTGGCGGGCGTGCTGGGGCACGAGATCGGCCATGTGATCGAGCGGCACGGCAACAAGCGGATGGCCCAGCAGAAGCTGTTCGCCGGCCTGGCCGCGGCGGGCGGCGTCGCCGGCGGCGACGTCAACAGCCAGCGGATGTCGCAGATGATCGCCCAGATGGTCAGCATGAGCTACGGCCGCGAGGACGAGCTGGAGAGCGACCGCTGGGGCGTCCGGCTGTGCGCCGAAGCGGGCTACGACCCGCACGCCATGATCGGTCTGATGGAGGTGCTCGACGAGGCCGGCGGCGGGGGCGGCCCGCCCGAGATGCTCAGCACCCACCCCAAACCGGCCAACCGCGTGAAGTACATCAAAGAGGTCATCGACCTGGAGTTCCCCAACGGCGTGCCCGAGAACCTGCTTCCGTAG
- a CDS encoding 50S ribosome-binding protein YggL yields the protein MKKRLRKKLRLGEFREYGFEIAFATDPRVSAATRNSVLDEFIEMIESRNLQFGGGGLREYSGFVAGPWRGSATDEDRQAVLQWLHAQAEIVAAKAGPMRDAWHG from the coding sequence ATGAAGAAACGGCTACGCAAGAAGCTTCGGCTGGGAGAGTTCCGCGAGTACGGGTTTGAGATCGCATTTGCAACCGATCCAAGAGTATCGGCAGCAACGAGAAACTCCGTGCTTGACGAATTCATCGAAATGATCGAATCGCGCAACCTGCAGTTCGGGGGAGGTGGACTCCGAGAGTACTCTGGATTCGTTGCAGGGCCGTGGCGAGGTTCGGCTACCGACGAAGACCGCCAGGCGGTTCTGCAATGGCTTCACGCACAAGCAGAGATCGTCGCCGCCAAAGCGGGCCCCATGCGCGACGCGTGGCATGGCTAG
- a CDS encoding hydroxypyruvate isomerase family protein, translating to MQRRDFLTTAAAAGIAAAAGTTSAQQAAEPKRRFHLKYAPHFTLFDNLAGRDQVAQLEFAADQGFTAWEWNEAKMKSADEQERVAKAMDRLGMTMGVFVAYGIGSFGKKSFTSDDQGMKEQVLKEITESVEVAKRVNAKWMTVVPGAYDNHLEEGYQTANCIELLKRCSEILEPHGLVMVLEPLNWWANHPGLFLRETPQAFNICRAVDSPACKILFDIYHQQIQEGNLIPNIDRAYSEIGYFQCGDNPGRKEPGTGEINYKNVFKHIYEKGFEGVMGMEHGKSIGGKEGDQALIDAYVQADSF from the coding sequence ATGCAACGCCGTGACTTCCTGACCACCGCCGCCGCCGCGGGGATCGCCGCCGCCGCCGGGACCACGTCGGCCCAGCAGGCCGCCGAGCCCAAACGCCGCTTCCACCTGAAGTACGCGCCGCACTTCACGCTGTTCGACAACCTGGCCGGTCGGGATCAAGTCGCGCAGCTCGAGTTTGCCGCCGACCAGGGCTTCACCGCCTGGGAGTGGAACGAAGCAAAGATGAAGTCCGCGGACGAGCAGGAGCGGGTCGCCAAGGCGATGGACCGGCTCGGCATGACCATGGGCGTGTTCGTGGCGTACGGCATCGGCTCGTTCGGCAAGAAGTCGTTCACCAGCGACGACCAGGGCATGAAGGAGCAGGTGCTCAAGGAGATTACCGAGAGCGTCGAGGTCGCCAAGCGGGTCAACGCCAAGTGGATGACCGTCGTGCCGGGCGCGTACGACAACCACCTGGAGGAGGGCTACCAGACCGCCAACTGCATCGAGCTGCTAAAACGCTGCTCAGAGATCCTCGAGCCGCACGGGCTGGTGATGGTGCTCGAGCCGCTCAACTGGTGGGCGAACCACCCGGGCCTGTTCCTCCGCGAGACGCCCCAGGCGTTCAACATCTGCCGCGCCGTCGATAGCCCGGCGTGCAAGATCCTGTTCGACATCTACCACCAGCAGATCCAGGAGGGGAACCTGATCCCCAACATCGACCGCGCGTACAGCGAGATCGGGTACTTCCAGTGCGGCGACAACCCGGGCCGCAAGGAACCCGGCACCGGCGAGATCAACTACAAGAACGTGTTCAAGCACATCTACGAGAAGGGCTTCGAAGGCGTGATGGGCATGGAGCACGGCAAGAGCATCGGCGGCAAGGAGGGCGACCAGGCCCTGATCGACGCCTACGTGCAGGCCGACAGCTTCTGA
- a CDS encoding polysaccharide biosynthesis/export family protein translates to MPSRLRSLPTPRFSLKSLLVLMLGVAVGYSLNLYTLRLLVGPGSESAMTALPTYVIEPPDVVAITLLDQSAELAPLEGERLVGPDGRISLGELGGVAISGLTIEEARAAIEKKLADNGHKVRLILDVHAYNSKKYLVITKNGAGGDSITQLPITGNDTVLDAMASVGGVKNYSNTAIYISRPSARPNGVAQVLPVNYHEVVQGVTRTNYQLLPGDRLFIEPKLPTAAQPKPLSGVQAIPIPVDAERRGRSA, encoded by the coding sequence ATGCCGTCCCGCCTCAGAAGCCTGCCCACACCGCGTTTCAGCCTCAAGAGCCTGCTGGTGCTCATGCTGGGCGTCGCGGTCGGCTACTCGCTCAACCTCTACACGCTGCGGCTGTTAGTCGGGCCGGGCAGCGAGTCGGCGATGACCGCGCTGCCAACCTACGTCATCGAGCCGCCCGACGTTGTGGCAATCACCCTGCTGGACCAATCCGCGGAGTTGGCCCCGCTCGAGGGCGAACGCCTGGTCGGCCCCGACGGCCGCATCAGCCTGGGCGAGCTGGGCGGCGTCGCGATCAGCGGGCTCACAATCGAGGAGGCCCGGGCGGCGATCGAGAAGAAGCTGGCGGACAACGGGCACAAGGTCAGGCTCATCCTCGACGTGCACGCCTACAACAGCAAGAAGTACCTTGTGATCACCAAGAACGGCGCCGGCGGCGACAGCATCACCCAGCTGCCGATCACCGGCAACGACACCGTGCTGGACGCGATGGCCAGTGTTGGCGGCGTGAAGAACTACAGCAACACCGCGATCTACATCTCGCGGCCCTCGGCAAGGCCGAACGGCGTCGCGCAGGTGCTGCCGGTCAACTACCACGAGGTGGTGCAGGGCGTCACCCGCACCAACTACCAGCTGCTGCCGGGCGATCGGCTGTTCATCGAGCCGAAGCTGCCTACTGCCGCGCAGCCCAAACCCTTGAGTGGCGTGCAGGCGATCCCGATTCCCGTGGACGCCGAGCGGCGAGGCCGCTCGGCATAA
- a CDS encoding site-2 protease family protein, whose protein sequence is MSSPSPPDPADAGLPAEAPAPAPKPAAPQDELELSTGGREMRLSDIDSSVRADPPYRDFRRGVRLPILLFIATCLSTFWVGAANWNPTAPQYLGTYEQIWATITGNWHQGVYYMLAVLAILLTHEMGHFLMTLRHRIPASYPLCIPVPINPIGTMGAVISMDGLRANRKEIFDIGLAGPLAGLAVAIPILWIGVGQLDLSKPPQPDEVELYNPVIVRWMIEARHPEWAAKSSWVAISQLAGNPLFMAGWVGMLVTGLNMLPVSQLDGGHTIHGLFGDESYKIARGFTVVAIMYVVWNIDQASIWTIMLILVILLGIHHPPTSDDSIELDDRRWIIGMASLSIPILCFPLLGIKT, encoded by the coding sequence ATGAGCAGCCCCTCCCCGCCCGACCCCGCCGACGCCGGCCTGCCGGCAGAGGCCCCCGCCCCGGCGCCCAAGCCCGCTGCGCCACAGGACGAGCTCGAGCTGAGCACGGGGGGCCGCGAGATGCGGCTCTCGGACATCGACTCCAGCGTCCGCGCCGACCCGCCGTACCGCGACTTCCGCCGCGGCGTGCGGCTGCCGATCCTGCTGTTCATCGCGACCTGCCTGTCGACCTTCTGGGTCGGCGCCGCGAACTGGAACCCGACCGCTCCGCAGTACCTCGGCACCTACGAGCAGATCTGGGCCACGATCACCGGAAACTGGCATCAGGGCGTCTACTACATGCTGGCGGTGCTGGCCATCCTGCTGACGCACGAGATGGGCCACTTCCTCATGACGCTGCGGCACCGCATCCCGGCCAGCTACCCGCTGTGCATCCCGGTGCCGATCAACCCCATCGGCACGATGGGCGCCGTAATCAGCATGGACGGCCTGCGGGCCAACCGGAAGGAGATCTTCGACATCGGTCTGGCCGGGCCGCTGGCAGGGCTGGCGGTCGCGATCCCTATCCTGTGGATCGGCGTCGGGCAGCTCGACCTGAGCAAGCCCCCGCAGCCCGATGAGGTCGAGCTGTACAACCCGGTGATCGTGCGCTGGATGATCGAGGCGCGGCACCCCGAGTGGGCGGCCAAGAGCTCCTGGGTCGCCATCTCGCAGCTGGCGGGCAATCCGCTGTTCATGGCCGGCTGGGTCGGCATGCTGGTGACCGGGCTTAACATGCTGCCGGTCAGCCAGCTCGACGGCGGCCACACCATCCACGGCCTGTTCGGCGACGAGTCCTACAAGATCGCCCGCGGGTTCACGGTGGTCGCGATCATGTACGTGGTCTGGAACATCGACCAGGCGTCCATCTGGACCATCATGCTGATCCTGGTGATCCTGCTGGGCATCCACCACCCGCCCACCTCCGACGACAGCATCGAGCTGGACGACCGCCGCTGGATCATCGGCATGGCGTCGCTTTCGATCCCGATCCTCTGCTTCCCGCTCCTGGGGATTAAGACCTAA
- a CDS encoding ThuA domain-containing protein, with the protein MHLRSRLVVVGFSIALLAALVAQPAAAAEEGDSSQDRPARILFVTQSGGFKHPTVTRKASDLSHAERALKQLGVESGEFRVDCTQDVQRDFKPELIKNYDIVAFFTTGTMNDKSRILPIPKETLDWFLNDWLKQKGHGFLGVHSAADTYEDYKPYWDMIGGSFNGHPWGSNTTVTISVHDQDHPAAKPWGEEFVITDEIYQFKNWQPEKVRVLMSLNMEKTDLKKPYHVPVLWVKEYGDGRAMHMSLGHREDVWDNEKYQASLLGGIRWLLGREEGDATPNPELSAEQEKQAKAAVAKAG; encoded by the coding sequence ATGCATCTCCGCTCCCGCCTTGTTGTCGTTGGGTTCTCTATCGCGTTGCTGGCGGCGCTCGTCGCTCAGCCGGCGGCCGCCGCCGAAGAGGGCGATTCGTCGCAGGACCGCCCGGCGCGCATCCTGTTCGTCACGCAGAGCGGCGGCTTCAAGCACCCGACCGTCACGCGCAAGGCGTCGGACCTGTCGCACGCTGAGCGGGCGCTCAAGCAGCTGGGCGTGGAGAGCGGCGAGTTCCGCGTCGACTGCACGCAGGACGTCCAGCGGGACTTCAAGCCGGAGCTGATCAAGAACTACGACATCGTGGCGTTCTTCACCACCGGCACGATGAACGACAAGTCACGCATCCTGCCGATCCCCAAAGAGACGCTCGACTGGTTCCTCAATGACTGGCTGAAGCAGAAGGGGCACGGCTTCCTGGGCGTGCACTCCGCGGCCGACACCTACGAAGACTACAAACCGTACTGGGACATGATCGGCGGCTCGTTCAACGGGCACCCGTGGGGCTCGAACACCACGGTCACCATCAGCGTGCACGACCAGGACCACCCGGCCGCCAAGCCGTGGGGTGAGGAGTTCGTCATCACCGACGAGATCTACCAGTTCAAGAACTGGCAGCCGGAGAAGGTCCGCGTGCTGATGAGCCTGAACATGGAGAAGACCGACCTCAAGAAGCCGTACCACGTGCCCGTGCTGTGGGTGAAGGAGTACGGCGACGGCCGCGCCATGCACATGAGCCTGGGCCACCGCGAGGACGTGTGGGACAACGAGAAGTACCAGGCTTCGCTGCTGGGCGGCATCCGCTGGCTGCTTGGCCGCGAGGAGGGGGACGCCACGCCGAACCCGGAGCTCTCCGCCGAACAAGAGAAGCAAGCCAAGGCGGCGGTCGCGAAGGCAGGGTAG
- a CDS encoding SelT/SelW/SelH family protein, giving the protein MKPTIQITYCTGCRWMLRAAWMAQELLSTFEQELGGVTLVPGEGGVFEISVGDQRVWSREHDGGFPEIKVLKQRVRDAIAPDKSLGHSDR; this is encoded by the coding sequence ATGAAACCGACGATCCAGATCACCTACTGCACCGGCTGCCGGTGGATGCTGCGGGCGGCTTGGATGGCCCAGGAGCTGCTGTCTACCTTCGAGCAGGAGCTGGGCGGCGTGACGCTTGTCCCGGGCGAGGGCGGGGTGTTCGAGATCTCGGTCGGGGATCAGCGGGTCTGGTCCCGCGAGCACGACGGCGGGTTCCCCGAGATCAAGGTGCTGAAGCAGCGGGTCCGCGACGCGATCGCGCCGGACAAGTCGCTGGGGCACTCCGATCGGTGA
- a CDS encoding NUDIX hydrolase, whose protein sequence is MARSSVIPESHLLLFRDQHVLLLLRQNTGYEDGKYSVVAGHVEPGETARHGMVREAAEEAGLTIAETNLRLCHVVHRKAAEERVSFFFTADEWSGEPVNREPHKCRQLSWFSVEALPENMVPYVRQAIQGTLSASAYSEYGWT, encoded by the coding sequence ATGGCGCGCAGTAGTGTCATTCCTGAGTCGCATCTGTTGCTGTTTCGGGATCAACACGTCTTGTTACTCCTCCGACAAAACACCGGCTATGAAGATGGAAAGTACAGCGTCGTCGCTGGCCACGTGGAACCTGGCGAGACGGCGCGGCATGGCATGGTGCGTGAAGCAGCCGAGGAAGCGGGACTGACGATAGCCGAGACCAACTTGCGTTTGTGCCACGTGGTTCATCGCAAAGCTGCCGAGGAGCGGGTGTCGTTCTTCTTCACTGCCGATGAGTGGTCAGGCGAGCCAGTCAATCGAGAGCCTCATAAGTGCCGCCAACTCTCTTGGTTCAGCGTTGAGGCACTGCCTGAAAACATGGTCCCATATGTCCGCCAAGCTATTCAGGGAACGCTCAGCGCGAGTGCGTATTCCGAGTACGGCTGGACCTAA
- a CDS encoding NAD(P)-dependent oxidoreductase, whose protein sequence is MNISPETTRVGWIGTGVMGLSMAGHLQAAGYRLTVSNRTKKKAQPLLDAGAEWADSPYAVAERSDVTFTIVGYPADVRAVALGDDGALAGASSGAVLVDMTTSEPSLAEEIAHRAADKGVVSIDAPVSGGDVGAKNGALSIMIGGDEHTVAALNPLWELMGAKYVRQGGPGAGQHTKCVNQTLVAGQMISVCEALLYAAKAGLDPTTVLESVGSGAAGSWSLTNLGPRIIDGNFAPGFYIEHFLKDMRIVLEEARRMNLSLPGLALCDQLYRAAAAQGHARDGTHALMLALAKVNGVEWEAE, encoded by the coding sequence ATGAACATCTCTCCTGAAACGACGCGCGTCGGCTGGATCGGAACCGGCGTGATGGGCCTCAGCATGGCCGGCCACCTGCAGGCGGCGGGCTACCGGCTAACGGTCAGCAACCGCACCAAGAAGAAGGCCCAGCCGTTGCTGGACGCCGGCGCCGAGTGGGCCGACTCGCCCTACGCGGTCGCCGAGCGGAGCGACGTCACGTTCACGATTGTCGGCTACCCGGCCGACGTCCGCGCGGTGGCGCTCGGCGACGATGGCGCGTTGGCAGGCGCCAGCAGCGGCGCCGTGCTGGTCGACATGACCACCAGCGAGCCGTCGCTGGCCGAGGAGATCGCCCACCGCGCCGCGGACAAGGGCGTGGTGAGCATCGACGCCCCCGTGTCCGGCGGCGATGTGGGCGCCAAGAACGGCGCGCTGTCGATCATGATCGGCGGCGACGAGCACACGGTCGCCGCCCTCAACCCGCTGTGGGAGCTGATGGGCGCCAAGTACGTCCGCCAGGGCGGCCCCGGCGCCGGGCAGCACACCAAGTGCGTCAACCAGACGCTGGTCGCCGGCCAGATGATCAGCGTCTGCGAGGCGCTGCTGTACGCCGCCAAGGCGGGCCTCGACCCGACCACGGTGCTCGAGTCGGTCGGCTCCGGCGCGGCGGGCAGCTGGTCGCTGACGAACCTGGGCCCCCGCATTATCGACGGCAACTTCGCGCCCGGCTTCTACATCGAGCACTTCCTCAAGGACATGCGGATCGTGCTGGAGGAGGCCCGCCGCATGAACCTCAGCCTCCCCGGCCTGGCGCTGTGCGACCAGCTCTACCGAGCCGCCGCCGCCCAGGGCCACGCCCGCGACGGAACCCACGCCCTGATGCTGGCGCTTGCGAAGGTGAACGGGGTGGAGTGGGAGGCGGAGTAA
- the ribB gene encoding 3,4-dihydroxy-2-butanone-4-phosphate synthase: MSSRFSSVEEAVEAIRKGRIVVVVDAEDRENEGDFVCAAEKVTTETVNFMITHGRGQLCAPVLPEVSERLGLHAMVENNNAPLRTNYTVPVDHRTARTGITAGERATTIKALCDPKSVPTDFVRPGHLFPLVAKEGGVLRRAGHTEAAVDLARMAGLTPAGVLCEILNDTGDRADRDQLAAFCQEHDLPIISIEQLIAFRRVGEKLVHREAEANLPTRYGEGRIICYRVEHETMEPVVFTMGDLDAADAPLVRLHSSCFTGDLLESLRCDCGDQLHMALDMISREGVGALVYLPQEGRGIGLPAKIKAYALQDQGMDTVEANVALGFKVDSRDYGVGIQLLKDLGLRKIRLLTNNPKKTDAFVYGGYDLEVVDQVPIVPPIHEHNEKYLSTKRDKMGHQLPGA, from the coding sequence GTGTCTAGCCGTTTTTCGAGTGTTGAAGAAGCCGTCGAGGCGATCCGCAAAGGCCGGATTGTCGTGGTCGTGGACGCCGAGGACCGCGAGAACGAGGGCGACTTCGTCTGCGCCGCCGAGAAGGTGACCACCGAGACGGTCAACTTTATGATCACGCACGGCCGCGGGCAGCTGTGCGCGCCGGTGCTGCCGGAGGTGAGCGAGCGGCTCGGCCTGCACGCGATGGTGGAGAACAACAACGCCCCGCTGCGGACCAACTACACCGTGCCGGTCGACCACCGCACGGCCCGAACCGGCATCACCGCCGGCGAACGCGCCACGACCATCAAGGCGCTGTGCGACCCGAAGAGCGTGCCCACGGACTTCGTCCGGCCGGGGCACCTGTTCCCGCTGGTGGCCAAGGAGGGCGGCGTGCTCCGCCGCGCGGGCCACACCGAGGCCGCCGTGGACCTGGCCCGCATGGCCGGGCTGACCCCCGCCGGCGTGCTCTGCGAGATCCTCAACGACACCGGCGACCGCGCCGACCGCGACCAGCTCGCCGCGTTCTGCCAGGAGCACGACCTGCCGATCATCTCGATCGAGCAGCTCATCGCGTTCCGCCGCGTCGGCGAGAAGCTGGTGCACCGCGAGGCCGAGGCCAACCTGCCGACCAGGTACGGCGAGGGCCGCATCATCTGCTACCGCGTTGAGCACGAGACCATGGAGCCGGTGGTGTTCACCATGGGCGACCTCGACGCCGCCGACGCGCCGCTCGTGCGGCTGCACTCGTCGTGCTTCACCGGCGACCTGCTCGAGTCGCTCCGCTGCGACTGCGGCGACCAGCTCCACATGGCGCTGGACATGATCAGCCGCGAGGGCGTGGGCGCGCTGGTCTACCTGCCGCAGGAGGGCCGGGGCATCGGCCTGCCCGCCAAGATCAAGGCCTACGCGCTGCAAGACCAGGGCATGGACACGGTCGAGGCGAACGTGGCGCTCGGCTTCAAGGTCGACTCCCGCGACTACGGCGTCGGCATCCAGCTGCTCAAGGACCTCGGCCTGCGGAAGATCCGGCTGCTGACCAACAACCCCAAGAAGACCGACGCGTTTGTCTACGGCGGGTACGACCTCGAGGTGGTCGACCAGGTGCCGATCGTGCCGCCGATCCACGAGCACAACGAGAAGTACCTCAGCACCAAACGCGACAAGATGGGCCACCAGCTGCCGGGGGCCTGA